DNA sequence from the Selenomonas timonae genome:
CACGCCTGCAACACCCGCGAAGAACGCGCCAATGGTAAATGCGAGCACTTTGTAGCGCGTCGTGTTCACGCCCATCGACTCCGCTGCAATCTCGTTCTCACGAATCGCGAGGCAAGCACGGCCGTGGCGCGAGTTTACGAAATTCTTGATGATAAAGAGGGTGACGAGCATCAGGCAGAAGACCCAGGTAAAATCCGTGTGGTGGGGGATGCCCTTGAAGCCCGCCGCGCCGCCGACATAGGGGACGTTGATGATGACGATGCGGACGATCTCGCCGAGACCGAGCGTTGCGATGGCGAGGTAGTCGCCGCGCAGGCGCAGTGTCGGCAGACCGATGAGTGCACCGAGGAGTCCTGCCGTGACACCGCCCGCGAGAATGGCGACGGGGAATGCCATCTGAAAATTCGTCGTGAGCACGACGCCGACGTACGCGCCGACCGCCATAAATCCGGCGTGTCCGAGCGAGAACTGTCCCGTATACCCGTTGATGAGGTTGAGACTTGCCGCAAGGATGATGTTGATCCCCGCAAAGATGAGGTTGAGCTGCCAGAACGCGCTCAGCATCCCTGCACTCGTCAGCCCCATGATAATGCCGTAGATGACGAGGGCGAAGACGAGCATTTTGAGATCATTTTTCTGCAATAAATTCATCTGCGCACCTCCTTAGACCTTTTCCTTGACATTTTTCCCGAAAATTCCTGCGGGCTTGAGGAGCAGCACGAGAATCAGGATGGCGAATGCGGCCGCATCGCGGAACATCGAGAAGCCGAACCCTGAGATAAATGCCTCGACGATGCCGAGGACGAGCCCGCCGACCACCGCGCCGGGCAGGATACCGATGCCGCCGAACACCGCCGCGACGAATGCCTTGATGCCGGGCATCAGTCCCATCAGCGGATCGATGGAGTTGTAGTAGATGCCGATGAGCACGCCTGCGACCGCCGCAAGTGCCGAGCCGATGGCGAACGTGACCGAGATGATGCGGTTCGCGTTGATGCCCATGAGCTGCGCCGCCTCCGTGTCGTACGATGCGGCGCGCATCGCCTTGCCGATTTT
Encoded proteins:
- a CDS encoding branched-chain amino acid ABC transporter permease; the protein is MNLLQKNDLKMLVFALVIYGIIMGLTSAGMLSAFWQLNLIFAGINIILAASLNLINGYTGQFSLGHAGFMAVGAYVGVVLTTNFQMAFPVAILAGGVTAGLLGALIGLPTLRLRGDYLAIATLGLGEIVRIVIINVPYVGGAAGFKGIPHHTDFTWVFCLMLVTLFIIKNFVNSRHGRACLAIRENEIAAESMGVNTTRYKVLAFTIGAFFAGVAGVLFGHNMYILSPASFTFMQSFNILIMVVMGGLGSMTGSIAGALVVTFLSAALASFPNARMIIYALALILLMFYRPQGLFGYVEVTAMQPLRRFFKKGGEA